Proteins encoded in a region of the Mesoflavibacter profundi genome:
- a CDS encoding thymidylate synthase — MKQYHDLVKHVLEHGNAKEDRTGTGTKSVFGYQMRFDLSEGFPMVTTKKLHLKSIIYELLWFLKGDTNINYLQENGVRIWNEWADENGNLGPVYGHQWRNWNSDEIDQIKDVIDTLKNNPDSRRMLVSAWNPSVMPDTSKSFSDNVANGKAALPPCHAFFQFYVANGKLSCQLYQRSADIFLGVPFNIASYALFTMMMAQVCGYEAGEFIHTFGDAHIYNNHLEQLELQLSRDCRPLPTMKLNPEITDIFDFKFEDFKLENYNPHPHIKGVVAV, encoded by the coding sequence ATGAAGCAATATCACGACCTTGTAAAGCACGTTTTAGAACACGGCAACGCAAAAGAAGACCGAACAGGAACAGGTACCAAAAGTGTGTTTGGTTACCAAATGAGATTTGATTTAAGTGAAGGTTTCCCAATGGTAACCACAAAAAAACTGCACTTAAAATCTATTATCTACGAGTTACTTTGGTTTTTAAAAGGTGATACTAACATAAATTATTTACAAGAAAACGGAGTAAGAATCTGGAACGAATGGGCTGACGAGAATGGTAATCTTGGTCCTGTATATGGTCACCAATGGAGAAACTGGAATAGTGACGAGATTGACCAAATTAAAGATGTGATAGACACACTAAAAAACAATCCTGACAGTAGACGTATGTTAGTATCTGCATGGAATCCTTCTGTAATGCCAGACACTTCAAAAAGTTTTAGCGACAATGTAGCTAATGGCAAAGCAGCATTACCACCATGTCATGCGTTTTTTCAGTTTTATGTGGCTAATGGTAAATTATCTTGCCAACTATATCAACGTAGTGCAGATATCTTTTTAGGTGTACCATTTAACATTGCATCTTATGCTTTATTTACAATGATGATGGCACAAGTTTGTGGTTACGAAGCTGGAGAATTTATTCACACCTTTGGAGATGCTCATATTTACAATAACCATTTAGAGCAATTGGAACTGCAATTATCTAGAGACTGCAGACCTTTACCAACCATGAAACTAAATCCAGAAATCACAGATATTTTCGATTTTAAATTTGAAGATTTTAAACTGGAAAATTACAATCCGCATCCTCATATTAAAGGTGTTGTTGCAGTATAA
- a CDS encoding DUF5686 and carboxypeptidase-like regulatory domain-containing protein encodes MNRLFSILFFFFVVLSVNAQTKVSGQVFDASDNPVPFANVVFKGSSVGVITNEEGTFYIEDENTWDVLKISFIGFQTQEIQLEKRVTYELKVTLEEEAAALDEVVIVSGKQPKKNNPAIDILKKIWANKRSNGLKQYKQYQYDKYEKVEFDLNTIDSSLINSKLFKGMEFVFDQVDTSRVTGKTYLPMFINEAASEVYGDNIINEKREILKGNKNSGFSNNQIIIDFVDDLYSDYDVYNNYLKFFDKSFVSPISRTGIQTYNYVLSDSTYIDNKWCYNIIYYPRRKNELTFKGDFWVADTTFALKSINLQASKSANINWVKEIYIEQEFEVLNDSVFLIKRDYFMSDFAFNKKEKSKGIYGKRTTLYDNYKFDQQKDPKFYKEKVYSFDQDIYNQDDSFWEKNRMESLSKDEKGVYVMLDSLKQTKKFKRLYNLGSILASGYIEFDDLNLDYGPIFSTFGYNEVEGVRLRAGGRTYFGQNDLWRIEGFTAYGFRDDKFKYGISGKWLLDKKSRLIISGGNRRDVEQIGASLTNSTDVLGRSLASSSVVGTGTNDKLTNINLSTLAIEAEPFRNVVTRLSGSYRTLESASKTFSLDYYTDASQTTTKSEVKQYETALSVSYFPKREMTGFGVERRTKNDDFARLFAQISVGDKSMFNSDFDYTKLQFSYLQPWALGGFGRLYTTVEAGKTFGEVPLGLLSVVPGNQSYFSIYNTFSNLDFYEFVTDEYATLHIEHNFNGRLFSRIPFLKKYNLRAILGARGVIGNISQDNRDINASGLIYEAPNKKPYYEYSFGVGNIFKVFRIDFNFRGNYKDKILYPEARKFGVTGSFGFYF; translated from the coding sequence ATGAATAGACTTTTTTCTATCCTCTTTTTCTTTTTTGTAGTATTATCTGTTAATGCACAAACCAAAGTTAGTGGTCAAGTATTTGATGCTTCTGATAATCCAGTACCTTTTGCAAATGTTGTATTCAAAGGGTCTTCTGTAGGTGTAATTACAAATGAAGAAGGGACATTTTATATTGAAGATGAAAACACTTGGGATGTATTAAAAATATCTTTTATTGGTTTTCAAACGCAAGAAATTCAACTTGAAAAAAGAGTGACCTATGAGTTAAAAGTAACACTAGAAGAAGAAGCTGCAGCATTAGATGAAGTCGTTATAGTCTCAGGTAAACAACCTAAAAAAAATAATCCTGCTATAGATATTTTAAAAAAAATTTGGGCCAATAAACGTAGTAATGGACTTAAACAGTATAAACAATACCAATACGATAAATACGAAAAGGTTGAATTTGATCTAAACACTATAGATAGCTCGCTAATTAACAGCAAGTTGTTTAAAGGCATGGAGTTTGTTTTTGATCAAGTAGATACATCAAGAGTGACCGGTAAAACGTATCTGCCAATGTTTATTAATGAAGCCGCTAGCGAAGTTTACGGTGATAATATAATAAACGAAAAACGAGAAATATTAAAAGGAAATAAAAACTCAGGCTTCAGTAATAATCAAATAATAATAGATTTTGTAGACGATTTATACTCAGATTACGACGTATATAATAACTATCTAAAGTTTTTTGATAAAAGCTTTGTTAGTCCAATTTCTAGAACTGGAATTCAAACTTATAATTATGTGCTTTCAGATAGTACATACATAGATAATAAATGGTGTTACAATATTATTTATTACCCTAGACGTAAAAACGAGCTTACATTTAAAGGTGATTTTTGGGTAGCAGACACCACATTTGCGCTTAAAAGTATAAATCTTCAAGCCTCTAAAAGTGCTAATATAAATTGGGTGAAAGAAATTTATATAGAGCAAGAATTTGAAGTATTAAACGACTCTGTGTTTTTAATAAAGCGAGATTACTTTATGTCAGATTTTGCCTTTAATAAAAAAGAAAAATCAAAAGGAATTTACGGTAAACGTACCACACTTTACGATAATTATAAGTTTGATCAACAGAAAGATCCTAAATTTTACAAAGAAAAAGTCTACAGCTTTGACCAAGATATTTACAACCAAGACGACAGCTTTTGGGAAAAAAATAGAATGGAATCTTTAAGTAAGGATGAAAAAGGCGTTTACGTGATGTTGGATTCTTTAAAGCAAACAAAAAAATTTAAACGTCTTTATAACTTAGGAAGTATTTTGGCGTCTGGTTATATCGAGTTTGATGATTTAAATTTAGACTACGGACCTATATTTTCAACCTTTGGATATAATGAAGTTGAAGGTGTAAGACTTCGTGCTGGCGGACGTACTTATTTTGGACAAAATGATTTGTGGCGTATCGAAGGGTTCACAGCTTATGGTTTTAGAGACGATAAATTTAAATATGGTATTTCAGGAAAATGGTTACTAGATAAAAAAAGTAGATTAATAATTTCTGGAGGAAACCGTCGTGATGTCGAGCAAATTGGTGCAAGCCTGACTAATAGTACAGATGTTTTAGGTCGAAGTTTAGCAAGTTCGTCCGTTGTAGGAACAGGAACCAACGATAAATTAACCAACATTAATTTAAGCACTTTAGCGATAGAAGCCGAACCGTTTAGAAATGTTGTAACACGATTAAGTGGTAGTTACCGTACGCTAGAATCGGCTTCAAAAACATTTAGCTTAGATTATTATACAGATGCTTCACAAACAACAACAAAATCCGAGGTAAAGCAATACGAAACTGCATTATCTGTATCCTATTTTCCTAAAAGAGAAATGACAGGATTTGGAGTAGAACGTCGTACCAAAAACGATGACTTTGCAAGACTATTTGCTCAAATTTCAGTAGGAGATAAAAGTATGTTTAATAGTGATTTTGATTATACTAAATTGCAATTTTCTTATTTGCAACCTTGGGCTTTAGGCGGTTTTGGTCGCTTGTATACAACTGTAGAAGCAGGGAAAACGTTTGGAGAAGTTCCTTTAGGTTTGCTTAGTGTTGTTCCTGGTAATCAAAGTTATTTTTCAATTTATAATACCTTTTCAAATCTTGATTTTTACGAGTTTGTTACCGATGAGTATGCAACACTTCATATAGAGCATAACTTTAATGGAAGACTGTTTTCTCGCATTCCATTCTTAAAAAAATATAATTTAAGAGCCATTCTAGGAGCAAGAGGTGTTATAGGTAATATTTCTCAAGACAATAGAGATATCAATGCATCCGGATTAATTTATGAAGCTCCAAATAAAAAACCATACTACGAATATAGTTTTGGCGTAGGAAATATCTTTAAAGTCTTTAGAATAGATTTTAATTTTAGAGGAAATTATAAAGATAAAATCTTATATCCAGAAGCCAGAAAATTTGGAGTTACAGGTAGTTTTGGATTTTATTTTTAG
- a CDS encoding electron transfer flavoprotein subunit beta/FixA family protein, whose product MKILVCISHVPDTTSKINFTDGDSKFDTNGVQFVINPNDEFGLTRAMWFKEKQGASVDVVNVGGAETEPTLRKALAIGADNAIRVNTEAKDGYQVAKEIANVVKDGGYDLVIAGRESIDYNGGMVPGMLAEMTNANFVTNCIGLEVDGTNAKAVREIDGGKETVSTSLPLVIGGQKGLVEESDLRIPNMRGIMMARKKPLTVLEPSGANTETGSVKFEKPAPKGEVTLVAPDNLDKLVELLHNEAKVI is encoded by the coding sequence ATGAAAATTTTAGTGTGTATTAGTCATGTACCAGACACTACTTCAAAAATTAATTTTACCGATGGTGATTCTAAATTTGACACAAATGGTGTACAATTTGTTATTAATCCTAATGACGAATTTGGATTAACAAGAGCTATGTGGTTTAAAGAAAAACAAGGTGCTTCTGTAGATGTTGTTAACGTTGGCGGTGCAGAAACTGAACCTACTTTAAGAAAAGCTTTAGCTATTGGAGCAGACAATGCTATTAGAGTTAACACAGAAGCTAAAGATGGCTATCAAGTAGCTAAAGAAATTGCTAATGTAGTTAAAGATGGTGGTTACGATTTAGTTATTGCTGGTCGTGAATCTATTGATTATAATGGCGGTATGGTACCAGGTATGTTAGCAGAAATGACTAACGCTAATTTTGTAACTAACTGTATAGGTTTAGAAGTTGATGGTACAAATGCTAAAGCAGTAAGAGAAATTGATGGTGGAAAAGAAACTGTATCAACATCTTTACCTTTAGTTATTGGAGGTCAAAAAGGATTGGTTGAAGAAAGTGATTTACGTATACCAAACATGAGAGGTATTATGATGGCTCGTAAAAAACCTTTAACTGTTTTAGAGCCAAGCGGAGCTAATACAGAAACTGGCTCGGTTAAATTTGAAAAACCTGCACCAAAAGGTGAAGTCACTTTAGTTGCACCAGATAATTTAGATAAGTTAGTAGAGCTTTTACACAACGAAGCTAAAGTAATATAA
- a CDS encoding dihydrofolate reductase, which translates to MFGKKKQQPQIDKEQLELIKNAQKRIKQKKRLYYHFVIFLIGALFLILANTVLGIGQDLKIFGQDWFVIAIIVWLFLFVFHLFNVFVTHKFMGKDWEEQQLAKLVEKQKVRIEKLKTQLEKEDLTIAESQLFNQKNSKVVDNLTMIVAAGENNEIGKDNDLIWHLSDDLKRFKSLTSGHHIIMGRKTFESFPKPLPNRTHIVITRQSNYTAPDGVIIVNSLEDAINIAKKDSQPFIIGGGEIYKQAMPYASKIEITRVHATFPEADTFFPKIDTSIFKEISNVFHKKDDKHQYEFSFLTFERI; encoded by the coding sequence ATGTTTGGTAAAAAGAAACAACAACCTCAAATAGATAAAGAGCAATTAGAATTAATTAAAAATGCTCAAAAACGTATTAAACAAAAAAAACGCCTATACTATCATTTTGTTATTTTTTTAATTGGTGCTTTATTTTTAATCTTAGCGAATACCGTTTTAGGTATAGGTCAAGATCTAAAGATTTTTGGTCAAGATTGGTTTGTAATTGCTATTATTGTTTGGTTATTCTTATTTGTTTTTCATTTATTTAATGTGTTTGTTACTCATAAATTTATGGGTAAAGATTGGGAAGAACAACAACTAGCCAAACTTGTAGAAAAACAAAAAGTACGCATAGAAAAACTAAAAACGCAATTGGAAAAAGAAGATTTAACCATTGCCGAAAGCCAATTATTCAATCAAAAAAACAGCAAAGTAGTAGACAACTTAACTATGATTGTTGCGGCTGGAGAAAATAATGAAATTGGAAAGGATAACGACTTAATTTGGCATTTAAGTGACGATCTTAAACGCTTTAAATCACTAACTTCTGGACATCATATAATTATGGGTCGTAAGACTTTTGAAAGTTTTCCAAAACCGTTACCAAATCGCACACATATTGTAATAACAAGACAATCAAATTATACAGCGCCAGATGGTGTTATAATTGTTAATAGCTTAGAAGACGCAATAAACATAGCTAAAAAAGACTCACAACCTTTTATTATTGGTGGCGGAGAAATTTACAAGCAAGCTATGCCATACGCTAGCAAAATAGAAATTACGCGTGTACATGCTACATTTCCGGAAGCAGATACTTTTTTCCCGAAAATAGATACTTCAATATTTAAAGAAATCTCAAATGTTTTTCATAAAAAAGATGATAAACATCAATATGAGTTTTCGTTTTTAACTTTTGAGAGAATTTAA
- a CDS encoding pyruvate dehydrogenase complex E1 component subunit beta, producing MKTIQFREAIAEAMSEEMRRDESIYLMGEEVAEYNGAYKASKGMLDEFGPKRVIDTPIAELGFAGVAIGSTMTGNRPIVEYMTFNFSLVGIDQIINNAAKIRQMSGGQFKCPIVFRGPTASAGQLAATHSQAFESWFANTPGLKVVVPSNPYDAKGLLKSAIRDDDPVIFMESEQMYGDKGEVPEGEYTIPLGVADIKREGTDVTIVSFGKIIKEAYKAADELEKEGISVEIIDLRTVRPMDRKAILESVKKTNRLVVLEEAWPFGNVATEITYLVQSEAFDYLDAPVVKINTADTPAPYSPVLLEEWLPNHNDVIKAVKKVMYK from the coding sequence ATGAAGACAATACAGTTTAGAGAAGCTATTGCAGAAGCCATGAGCGAAGAAATGCGTCGTGACGAAAGTATTTACTTAATGGGTGAAGAAGTAGCAGAATATAATGGTGCCTACAAAGCATCTAAAGGTATGTTGGACGAGTTTGGTCCTAAACGTGTAATCGATACGCCAATTGCAGAGCTTGGTTTTGCTGGTGTAGCAATTGGATCTACTATGACAGGAAATAGACCAATTGTAGAGTACATGACCTTTAACTTCTCTTTAGTTGGTATTGATCAAATCATAAATAACGCTGCAAAAATTAGACAAATGTCTGGTGGGCAATTTAAATGTCCAATCGTTTTTAGAGGTCCAACAGCTTCTGCAGGACAATTAGCAGCAACGCATAGTCAGGCTTTTGAGAGCTGGTTTGCAAATACGCCAGGTTTAAAAGTTGTCGTGCCTTCTAATCCATACGATGCAAAAGGATTATTAAAATCTGCTATTCGTGATGACGATCCAGTTATTTTTATGGAATCTGAGCAAATGTATGGTGATAAAGGTGAAGTGCCAGAAGGAGAATATACTATACCATTAGGTGTTGCAGATATTAAGCGTGAAGGTACAGATGTAACTATCGTTTCTTTCGGAAAAATTATTAAAGAAGCTTACAAAGCAGCAGACGAACTTGAAAAAGAAGGAATCTCTGTAGAAATTATAGATCTTCGTACTGTTAGACCAATGGATAGAAAAGCTATCTTAGAGTCTGTAAAGAAAACAAACCGTTTAGTAGTTTTAGAAGAAGCTTGGCCTTTTGGTAACGTAGCGACTGAAATTACTTACCTTGTACAAAGTGAAGCATTTGATTATTTAGATGCACCAGTTGTAAAAATTAACACTGCAGATACACCTGCGCCTTACAGTCCAGTATTGTTAGAAGAATGGTTACCAAACCATAACGATGTGATAAAGGCTGTTAAAAAAGTGATGTACAAATAA
- a CDS encoding isoamylase early set domain-containing protein, with protein sequence MSIKKQFLKSKPVCKVTFTVPAETADTVFVAGNWNNWNTNAEPLKKLKNGLFKGTVNLESGKDYEFKYVIDGEWQNEVEADAYNWNDYACSNNSVLQL encoded by the coding sequence ATGTCTATTAAGAAACAATTTTTAAAAAGTAAACCAGTTTGTAAAGTCACTTTTACAGTGCCTGCAGAAACAGCAGATACAGTTTTTGTTGCAGGTAATTGGAATAATTGGAATACAAATGCCGAACCATTAAAAAAATTAAAAAACGGATTATTTAAAGGCACAGTAAATTTAGAATCTGGTAAGGATTATGAATTTAAATATGTAATAGATGGTGAATGGCAAAATGAAGTAGAAGCAGATGCTTACAATTGGAACGATTATGCGTGTTCTAATAACAGTGTGTTACAACTTTAA
- a CDS encoding electron transfer flavoprotein subunit alpha/FixB family protein, with protein sequence MSILVYTESENGTFKKSAFEVASYAKAVADQMGTTVTAVAVNVSDVSQLGTYGVDKVLNVSNDNLKTFNAKAYASVLEQAAKQEAAKVVVLGQTADSKYLAPVLAVKLDAGYASNVVAVPTSTSPFTVKRTAFTNKAFNFTSIDTEVKIIGVSNNAFGLVENTANASSEDFSPSVEASGVTVDSVDKVTDKVTIADADIVVSAGRGLKGPENWAMVEELADVLGAATACSKPVSDLGWRPHSEHVGQTGKPVASNLYIAIGISGAIQHLAGINASKVKVVINTDPEAPFFKAADYGVVGDAFEVVPQLIEKLKAFKAANA encoded by the coding sequence ATGTCAATATTAGTATATACAGAGTCAGAAAACGGAACTTTTAAAAAATCTGCTTTTGAAGTTGCATCTTATGCAAAAGCTGTAGCAGATCAAATGGGTACAACAGTAACTGCTGTTGCTGTTAACGTATCAGATGTTTCTCAATTAGGAACATACGGTGTAGATAAAGTATTAAATGTTTCTAATGACAATTTAAAAACCTTTAATGCAAAAGCATACGCTTCTGTATTAGAGCAAGCTGCTAAACAAGAAGCAGCTAAAGTAGTCGTGTTAGGTCAAACAGCAGATAGCAAATATTTAGCTCCAGTTTTAGCAGTAAAATTAGATGCTGGTTACGCCTCTAATGTAGTAGCTGTCCCAACTTCTACTTCACCATTTACTGTAAAACGTACAGCATTTACAAACAAAGCTTTTAATTTTACATCAATAGATACAGAAGTTAAAATTATTGGAGTATCTAACAACGCGTTTGGATTAGTAGAAAATACAGCCAATGCATCTTCAGAAGATTTTTCACCATCTGTTGAAGCGTCTGGTGTAACTGTAGATTCTGTAGATAAAGTAACAGATAAAGTTACTATTGCAGATGCAGACATCGTAGTATCTGCTGGAAGAGGATTAAAAGGTCCAGAAAACTGGGCAATGGTAGAAGAATTAGCAGATGTTTTAGGTGCTGCTACAGCATGTTCTAAACCAGTATCTGATTTAGGATGGAGACCTCATAGCGAACACGTTGGACAAACAGGAAAGCCTGTAGCTTCTAACCTATACATTGCAATAGGAATTAGTGGAGCAATACAACACTTAGCCGGTATTAACGCATCAAAAGTAAAAGTTGTTATAAACACAGATCCAGAAGCACCTTTCTTTAAAGCTGCAGATTATGGCGTTGTTGGTGACGCTTTTGAAGTTGTTCCTCAATTAATTGAAAAACTAAAAGCTTTTAAAGCAGCAAACGCTTAA
- a CDS encoding NupC/NupG family nucleoside CNT transporter produces MKKLLLVTATIILAISSTFAQEISKDWLLDSSNINVTASESKPVIIEKNALLKLNKGAFKLKDATGDYIHQNNLLVFYYDTPFEMVKRFKVKTLTDSTLVLVQKENTYNFVVKPSKKTEAAIAATDQIIPNQGFSFTSLGRGVLGMVCLVLIAFLFSSNRKAIDWKIVGIGLAFQLIIAIGVLKVDFVKTAFEFVGGLFVSVLDFTRAGSKFLFEGLVVDMDTFGYIFAFQVLPTIIFFSALTSVLFYLGVIQKLVKAMAWLLSKALKISGAESLSVAGNIFLGQTEAPLLIKAYLEKMNKSEMLLVMIGGMATVAGAVLAAYIGFLGGEDEALRLFYAKHLLAASVMAAPGAIVISKILFPQTEKVNTDVEVSQEKIGSNILDAIANGTTEGLRLAVNVGAMLLVFVAFIAMVNGILGWVGDVTTFNTWIADNTPYQNLSLELILGYVFSPLMWLIGVAKEDMALMGQLLGIKLAASEFIGYIQLADLKNIANPTHLKYEKSIIMATYMLCGFANFASIGIQIGGIGSLAPGQRKTLSQFGIKALIGGTIASLISATIAGMIIG; encoded by the coding sequence ATGAAAAAATTATTACTAGTAACTGCTACAATTATTTTAGCCATCAGTTCTACATTTGCTCAAGAAATAAGCAAAGACTGGCTTTTAGATTCTAGCAACATAAATGTTACAGCTTCAGAAAGCAAACCAGTAATTATAGAAAAAAACGCCTTATTAAAACTTAACAAAGGTGCTTTTAAATTAAAAGACGCTACAGGAGATTATATTCATCAAAACAATTTACTTGTTTTTTACTACGATACTCCGTTTGAAATGGTAAAACGATTTAAGGTAAAAACTTTAACAGATTCTACTTTAGTTTTAGTTCAAAAAGAAAACACTTACAACTTTGTAGTTAAACCTTCAAAAAAAACAGAAGCTGCTATAGCGGCGACAGATCAAATAATACCTAATCAAGGATTTTCGTTTACAAGTTTAGGGCGTGGCGTTTTAGGTATGGTTTGCTTAGTATTAATTGCCTTTTTATTTAGTAGTAACCGTAAAGCTATAGACTGGAAAATTGTTGGAATTGGACTTGCATTTCAACTTATAATAGCAATCGGAGTTTTAAAAGTAGACTTTGTAAAAACAGCTTTTGAATTTGTTGGAGGATTATTTGTTAGTGTATTAGATTTTACACGCGCTGGAAGTAAATTTTTATTTGAAGGTTTAGTCGTAGACATGGATACTTTTGGGTACATATTTGCTTTTCAAGTATTACCTACAATAATTTTCTTCTCGGCGCTTACATCTGTTTTATTTTATCTTGGTGTCATCCAAAAGCTAGTAAAAGCTATGGCTTGGCTACTATCTAAAGCTCTAAAAATTTCTGGAGCCGAAAGTTTATCGGTTGCCGGAAATATATTTTTAGGACAAACCGAAGCGCCGTTACTAATCAAAGCGTATTTAGAAAAGATGAATAAATCTGAAATGCTTCTAGTCATGATTGGTGGTATGGCTACTGTTGCTGGTGCAGTACTAGCTGCATATATAGGATTTTTAGGTGGTGAAGATGAAGCGTTACGTCTATTCTATGCAAAGCACTTATTAGCAGCTTCTGTTATGGCAGCGCCTGGTGCAATTGTAATTTCTAAAATATTATTTCCTCAAACCGAAAAAGTTAATACAGACGTTGAAGTATCTCAAGAAAAAATTGGATCTAACATATTAGATGCTATTGCCAATGGTACAACAGAAGGTTTAAGATTAGCTGTAAATGTTGGTGCAATGCTTTTAGTATTTGTAGCTTTTATTGCTATGGTTAATGGTATTTTAGGTTGGGTTGGAGATGTTACCACTTTTAACACATGGATAGCAGATAATACACCATATCAAAATTTATCTTTAGAACTTATTTTAGGATATGTATTCTCACCATTAATGTGGTTAATTGGTGTTGCTAAAGAAGACATGGCTTTAATGGGACAATTACTAGGCATCAAATTAGCCGCATCTGAATTTATTGGATATATTCAGTTAGCAGATTTAAAAAACATAGCAAATCCAACTCATTTAAAGTATGAAAAGTCCATTATTATGGCAACGTATATGCTTTGTGGTTTTGCTAATTTTGCTTCTATTGGTATCCAAATAGGCGGTATAGGATCTTTAGCGCCTGGACAACGTAAAACTTTATCTCAATTTGGTATAAAGGCTTTAATTGGAGGAACGATTGCTTCGCTAATTTCAGCAACAATTGCAGGAATGATTATTGGTTAA
- a CDS encoding inorganic diphosphatase, producing the protein MSPKGKLTFDALVEIPKGSRNKYEYDFDLKKIRFDRMLFSSMMYPGDYGFIPQTLALDGDPLDVLILGHEPTFPMCVVEVKPIGVFHMADEKGPDEKIVCVPVSDPIWNSKNDIKDINPHRLDEITHFFQVYKDLEKKKVDVGSWGDAKEAYEIVSKCVDRYDNSEHKAKGDFTI; encoded by the coding sequence ATGAGCCCAAAAGGAAAATTAACATTTGACGCTTTAGTAGAAATACCTAAAGGAAGTAGAAACAAGTACGAATACGATTTTGATTTAAAAAAAATTAGATTTGATCGTATGTTATTTTCTTCTATGATGTATCCAGGTGATTATGGATTTATTCCACAAACACTTGCTCTAGATGGAGATCCTTTAGATGTTTTAATTTTAGGTCATGAGCCAACGTTTCCAATGTGTGTTGTAGAAGTTAAACCAATTGGTGTATTCCATATGGCAGACGAGAAAGGTCCAGACGAAAAAATAGTTTGCGTACCAGTATCAGACCCAATTTGGAATTCTAAAAACGATATTAAAGATATTAATCCTCATCGTTTAGACGAGATTACTCACTTCTTCCAAGTGTACAAAGATTTAGAAAAAAAGAAAGTAGATGTAGGAAGTTGGGGAGACGCTAAAGAAGCTTATGAAATTGTAAGCAAGTGTGTAGATAGATACGATAATAGCGAGCACAAAGCAAAAGGAGACTTTACTATTTAA
- a CDS encoding bifunctional nuclease family protein, with product MSLVRLNIKGISYSQTQNGAYALILNEVDGDRKLPIVIGAFEAQSIAIALEKEIKPPRPLTHDLFKNFADRFDIVVKQVIIHKLVDGVFYSSLICERDKIEEIIDARTSDAIALALRFQAPIFTYKNILDKAGIYLKVDPKTEDDNEDDVLIEEIINEELEVETSAEDIYKSKSIEELHNLLDEAVNNEDYEKAAKIRDEISKR from the coding sequence ATGAGTTTAGTAAGATTAAATATTAAAGGAATATCTTATAGCCAAACCCAAAATGGCGCCTATGCGTTAATTTTAAATGAGGTAGATGGTGACCGCAAACTTCCTATTGTTATTGGTGCTTTTGAAGCACAATCTATTGCTATTGCATTAGAAAAAGAAATAAAACCTCCAAGACCACTTACACACGATTTGTTTAAAAATTTCGCAGACCGTTTTGACATTGTGGTAAAACAAGTTATCATTCATAAATTAGTAGATGGTGTATTCTATTCATCATTAATTTGCGAAAGAGATAAAATTGAAGAAATTATAGATGCTAGAACAAGTGATGCGATAGCTTTAGCATTACGTTTTCAAGCTCCGATATTTACCTACAAAAATATTTTAGATAAAGCAGGAATCTACTTAAAAGTCGATCCAAAAACGGAAGACGATAACGAAGATGATGTTTTAATAGAAGAAATTATTAATGAAGAACTTGAAGTAGAAACTTCTGCAGAAGACATATACAAGTCTAAAAGCATTGAAGAACTTCATAACCTTTTAGATGAAGCTGTTAACAACGAAGACTACGAAAAAGCAGCCAAAATTAGAGACGAAATATCTAAAAGATAA
- a CDS encoding energy transducer TonB has protein sequence MIKKLTFVLVAILTTQWAFTQEKETEDIPLSYVMVTPIYPGCEDETNNYFRKSCFSKKINEHFFEYFDVRKATKKTKLKPGKYKIYISFVVNTEGKITKIKTSAPHKNIEKEARRVMSFLPKITPGKINGLPSDVPFSLPVLFEITR, from the coding sequence ATGATTAAAAAATTAACATTTGTATTAGTTGCAATTTTAACAACACAATGGGCTTTTACCCAAGAAAAGGAGACTGAAGACATACCGTTATCTTATGTAATGGTAACTCCTATTTATCCAGGTTGCGAAGATGAAACTAACAATTATTTTAGGAAAAGTTGTTTTTCCAAAAAAATAAACGAGCACTTTTTTGAATATTTTGATGTTAGAAAAGCAACCAAAAAAACAAAACTAAAACCCGGAAAATATAAAATATATATTTCCTTTGTGGTTAATACTGAAGGTAAAATTACTAAGATAAAAACAAGTGCACCTCATAAAAACATAGAAAAAGAAGCAAGAAGAGTAATGTCTTTTTTACCAAAAATAACGCCTGGTAAAATTAATGGTTTACCATCAGATGTTCCGTTCTCACTTCCTGTACTATTTGAAATAACCAGGTAA